The Saccharomyces mikatae IFO 1815 strain IFO1815 genome assembly, chromosome: 11 genome has a segment encoding these proteins:
- the ECM4 gene encoding S-glutathionyl-(chloro)hydroquinone reductase (similar to Saccharomyces cerevisiae ECM4 (YKR076W); ancestral locus Anc_5.667) encodes MSKQWASGTNGAFKRQVSSFRETISKQHPIYKPAKGRYWLYVSLACPWAHRTLITRALKGLTSVIGCSVVHWHLDEKGWRFLDMDKQLKDGESFLEHWHDAAGGIKTAKEDASKSFAAIENDSQRFMIDGTNEPHYGYKRISDLYYKSDPQFSARFTVPVLWDLETQTIVNNESSEIIRILNSNAFDEFVDDKFKKIDLVPERLEAQIDDFNSWVYDSINNGVYKTGFAERAEVYESEVNKVFENLDKVEKILGDNYAKLEAKYGKGDRQRILSEFFTVGDRLTEADIRLYTTIIRFDPVYVQHFKCNFTSIRAGYPFIHLWVRNLYWNYDAFRHTTDFDHIKLHYTRSHTRINPLGITTLGPKPDIHHL; translated from the coding sequence ATGTCGAAACAGTGGGCTAGTGGTACAAACGGAGCTTTTAAGAGACAAGTGTCCTCCTTCAGAGAAACAATCTCCAAACAGCACCCTATTTATAAACCTGCAAAGGGGAGGTATTGGTTGTATGTTTCTCTAGCGTGCCCATGGGCACACAGGACACTAATCACAAGGGCCTTGAAGGGATTAACTTCGGTTATAGGATGCAGTGTAGTCCATTGGCATCTTGATGAAAAGGGATGGAGGTTTCTTGACATGGATAAGCAACTGAAGGATGGAGAAAGTTTCTTAGAACATTGGCATGATGCTGCAGGTGGTATCAAAACTGCTAAAGAGGATGCCAGTAAGAGCTTCGCCGCCATCGAGAACGACAGTCAAAGATTTATGATTGACGGCACCAATGAACCCCACTATGGATACAAGAGAATCAGTGACTTGTATTATAAGAGCGACCCCCAATTCTCGGCGCGGTTCACCGTTCCAGTCCTATGGGACTTAGAAACTCAAACCATTGTCAACAATGAAAGTAGCGAAATTATAAGGATTTTGAACTCCAATGCCTTTGACGAATTTGTCGATGAcaagtttaaaaaaatagatcTTGTTCCTGAACGCTTAGAAGCCCAAATCGATGACTTCAATTCTTGGGTTTATGATAGCATAAACAATGGCGTATACAAGACCGGATTCGCAGAACGGGCAGAGGTATATGAATCTGAAGTCAACAAAGTATTTGAGAACTTGGATaaagtggaaaaaattCTCGGTGATAACTACGCTAAATTGGAGGCTAAGTATGGTAAAGGTGATAGGCAAAGAATCTTGAGTGAATTTTTTACTGTGGGAGATCGATTGACCGAAGCCGACATTAGGTTATATACCACTATCATAAGATTCGATCCCGTCTATGTCCAGCACTTTAAATGCAATTTTACGTCCATCAGAGCAGGATATCCTTTTATTCATTTGTGGGTGAGGAATCTGTACTGGAACTACGACGCCTTCAGGCACACGACAGATTTCGACCATATCAAGTTGCACTATACTCGTTCGCACACAAGGATCAATCCCTTAGGAATTACAACTTTAGGGCCTAAGCCAGATATTCATCATTTATAA
- the MSA2 gene encoding Msa2p (similar to Saccharomyces cerevisiae MSA2 (YKR077W) and MSA1 (YOR066W); ancestral locus Anc_5.668) — protein sequence MVYITPQQEQRSNPTPQSSHSLIFSPIRAPLMQTPSSLDYQSPSIVVSSPSMKVHDRSSSFGKFSLSIGQNGKAAILGPINILPTEAPKTEKLVSKKKPNTSERVEKTRILSLLKKMRNKSSTVNKKYSKVPLNPTISLHPEATASSPIASNTVKLSPAKLASPRTPNANSNLNLNFTSFQIKTGFTPNIDGILLENFPSPNVTTDAQNNPSSNILGNSHGGANNTNQFLFNLPLQSSPRQFKSPARLIDPLPISDWNTSLLMSPPRTTNFESTNNHFNANFAQASMLRRPSLPHIDEVITQDSNPINYSNRSEYLSVDQSANNRSGVLSEQSYSNIMKASMISSPIEKDDATMALRKLVTRE from the coding sequence ATGGTATACATAACGCcacaacaagaacaaagatCCAATCCCACTCCCCAATCTAGCCATAGCCTTATCTTTTCGCCAATCAGAGCCCCTTTAATGCAAACTCCGTCTTCGTTGGATTACCAATCACCTTCTATCGTTGTGTCATCACCTTCAATGAAGGTGCACGATCGCTCTTCCAGTTTCGGTAAGTTTTCGCTATCGATTGGTCAAAATGGCAAGGCTGCGATTCTAGGGCCTATAAACATTCTACCCACTGAGGCACCGAAAACAGAGAAATTGGtgtcaaagaagaagcccAATACTTCTGAACGTGTCGAAAAGACTCGTATATTATccttgttgaaaaaaatgagaaataAGAGCAGTACTGTTAATAAGAAATACAGCAAAGTACCACTCAACCCTACAATAAGTTTACACCCAGAAGCCACTGCATCTTCACCAATAGCTTCCAACACTGTAAAGCTATCTCCTGCTAAGTTAGCTTCTCCAAGAACTCCGAATGCTAACTCAAATTTAAATCTGAACTTTACCTCATTCCAGATCAAAACAGGGTTCACTCCTAATATCGATGGAATTCTACTTGAAAACTTTCCATCTCCAAACGTAACTACCGATGCACAGAATAACCCTTCTAGTAACATCCTAGGCAACAGCCATGGTGGTGCCAACAACACcaatcaatttcttttcaatttacCACTTCAGTCATCACCAAGGCAATTCAAATCTCCTGCAAGATTAATAGATCCTCTTCCCATATCGGATTGGAATACCAGTCTCTTAATGTCACCACCAAGAACAACCAATTTTGAATCTACGAACAATCACTTCAATGCAAATTTCGCTCAAGCATCGATGCTAAGGCGCCCTTCGCTACCTCACATAGACGAAGTGATTACGCAGGACTCTAACCCAATAAACTATTCAAATAGATCCGAATATCTATCTGTGGATCAAAGTGCCAATAATCGTAGTGGCGTACTTTCAGAGCAATCATATAGTAACATCATGAAAGCTTCGATGATTTCGTCACCTATTGAGAAAGATGACGCTACGATGGCTCTACGGAAACTCGTCACCCGAGAGTAA
- the VPS501 gene encoding sorting nexin family protein (similar to Saccharomyces cerevisiae YKR078W and VPS5 (YOR069W); ancestral locus Anc_5.670): MEKDKASHASPSIEVNEFVVQGEISIDDSERSIKSNSVSISDDEDSKTDALDNIATPSSFQTNLAIDNKLLDKNPQYEKLFTDKRRRRRPEICNSHPTKAEDTETKNGISDQFYRIKVLLGSDLNSLKDSLWIVRISSQQNVEKTIARGFTDFYWLYHQLQNNHWGKTIPPPTRSNILVEKDEFAINHLFMIRNNEKYDPVFNFKPEHIISIQLMRMIKHIFNDTVLRSDSNFIDFIGWDDILPENSQMVIDGNTITGDKVIMSPSQFQELKEFHKQSKRVESMTNSHASLVPITELTETYISPTKLFSRKDYQRLFQPQSTENTFNNNDPLIQEWIPRNKTLFTSLSFGSSTPTYKETSAEIQACHDWVGVCKEQWKQLIYHVLEYIVDETMKVNSVLNEFTNCLKQISSEEVIRANSELFSKFSILNEVFLQKFKGVSREDIVKLIILFDENVRFCESYESILNRRSKLGRILSIIEMDLGKKKSNLDKLSLGNNNNNSEDPKRCTAEEEYRIVSKRYNHVNRCWCKIMEDILNERKIFEEREAIEIKRCFESIRDSNIEEKKHYLKLWEDFISNEHEDQ; this comes from the coding sequence ATGGAGAAGGACAAGGCGTCACATGCGAGCCCAAGCATTGAAGTGAATGAATTTGTTGTTCAAGGAGAGATATCAATAGATGACTCGGAAAGGTCCATCAAGAGTAACAGCGTTAGCATTAgcgatgatgaagatagCAAGACAGATGCTCTAGATAACATAGCCACGCCGTCCTCATTTCAAACAAATTTAGCAATTGATAATAAACTATTAGATAAAAATCCACAGTACGAGAAACTTTTCACTGATAAGAGAAGACGTCGAAGGCCAGAAATCTGTAATAGTCATCCAACCAAAGCAGAAGACACTGAAACAAAAAACGGCATTAGTGATCAGTTTTACCGCATTAAAGTTCTACTAGGCTCAGATTTAAACTCATTAAAGGATTCTTTATGGATAGTAAGGATTTCCTCACAACAAAATGTGGAAAAAACTATTGCAAGAGGGTTCACTGACTTCTATTGGTTGTACCATCAATTGCAAAATAATCACTGGGGAAAAACTATCCCTCCGCCTACTAGATCCAATATTCTTGTTGAGAAGGATGAGTTTGCAATAAACCATCTCTTTATGATACGTAACAACGAGAAGTATGACccagttttcaatttcaaaccAGAGCATATAATATCAATACAGTTAATGAGGATGATTAAGCACATATTCAACGATACTGTTTTGCGTTCGGATTCAAACTTTATAGATTTTATCGGTTGGGATGATATTCTTCCTGAAAATTCACAAATGGTTATCGATGGCAATACCATTACAGGGGATAAAGTAATAATGTCGCCTTCTCAATTCCAAGAATTAAAAGAGTTTCATAAACAATCAAAAAGAGTTGAATCAATGACAAATTCTCACGCTTCGTTAGTACCGATAACAGAACTCACTGAAACTTATATAAGCCCAACAAAGCTTTTCTCTAGAAAAGATTACCAGAGACTTTTTCAGCCTCAAAGCACCGAAAACACCTTTAATAACAACGACCCGTTGATTCAAGAATGGATACCTAGAAACAAGACATTATTCACTAGCTTATCATTTGGTTCGAGTACACCTACTTATAAAGAAACTTCTGCTGAGATACAAGCGTGCCATGACTGGGTAGGTGTATGCAAGGAGCAGTGGAAACAATTAATCTATCATGTATTAGAGTATATTGTAGATGAGACAATGAAGGTGAATTCTGTTCTCAACGAATTTACAAACTGTCTTAAACAAATTTCCTCAGAAGAAGTCATCAGAGCAAACTCTGAGTTGTTCTCAAAATTCTCTATATTGAATGAAGTTTTCCTacaaaaattcaaaggtGTCTCACGAGAAGACATAGTGAAACTGATCATATTATTTGATGAGAATGTAAGATTTTGCGAGTCATATGAATCCATTTTAAACCGTAGATCGAAGCTGGGTAGAATACTAAGCATCATTGAAATGGATCtaggcaaaaaaaaaagtaatcTCGACAAGTTATCTCTTGgaaataacaacaataatagtgAAGACCCTAAAAGGTGTACAGCAGAAGAGGAATACCGAATTGTATCAAAAAGGTATAACCATGTTAACCGATGCTGGTGCAAAATTATGGAGGATATTTTAAACGAACGAAAGATATTTGAGGAAAGAGAAGCCATTGAGATTAAGAGATGCTTCGAATCAATAAGGGATTCAAACAtagaggaaaagaaacattATTTAAAATTATGGGAAGACTTTATATCAAACGAGCATGAAGATCAATGA
- the TRZ1 gene encoding tRNase Z (similar to Saccharomyces cerevisiae TRZ1 (YKR079C); ancestral locus Anc_5.671), giving the protein MFTFIPITHPTSDTKHPLLLLQSAHGEKYFFGKIGEGSQRSLTERKIRISKLKDIFLTGELNWSDIGGLPGMILTIADQGKSNLVLHYGNDILNYIVSTWRYFVFRFGIDLNNHIMEDKEVYKDKAITVKSFNVLKNSVNNETEVFNSFQKGVLGSIVSKMFPKHAPTDRYDPSSDPHLNVELPNLEAKVEVSTNYEIAFNPVRGKFKLEEAVKLGVPKGPLFAKLTKGQKVTLDNGTVVTPEQVLEKERHFAKVLILDIPDDSYLNAFMESFKDYDCAELGMVYYFLGDDVTINDDLFRFIDIFDRNDYGKVKHMVSHNKISPNTVSFFGSALTTLKLKALQVNNYNLPRTDRVFSKDFYDRFDKPLGKGTSVSESQERPLNTVIEKDDIHIFAQNKKVIFEPFHRNEEPMKCEITGDVPAFSWQKIFEEHVKPLEFPLANVDTVINDQLHVNNFNNTAEKRRHVEIISLGTGSALPSKYRNVVSTLVKIPYAHADGNIINRNIMLDAGENTLGTIHRMFSQLAVKSIFQDLKMIYLSHLHADHHLGIISLLNEWYKYNKDDEMSYIYVVTPWQYNKFVHEWLALENKGILKKIKYISCEHFIDDSFVRMQTQSVPLAEFDEILKENSNHEVRRKLDLDRDSSYRDVDQIRKMYDDLSIEYFQTCRAIHCDWAYSNSITFRMDENNEQNTFKVSYSGDTRPNIEKFSLGVGYNSDLLIHEATLENQLIDDAIKKKHCTINEAIDVSNEMNARKLILTHFSQRYPKLPQLDNNIDVKAKEFCFAFDSMIVDYERIGEQQHIFPLLNKAFMEEKKQEEDFEDVESIHDPEIKLKKQKKN; this is encoded by the coding sequence ATGTTCACATTCATACCCATTACACACCCTACGTCGGATACGAAGCATCCTTTGCTGTTGCTCCAGTCTGCACATGGTGAGAAGTACTTCTTTGGTAAGATTGGCGAAGGATCCCAAAGAAGTTTGACGGAAAGGAAGATTagaatatcaaaattgaaggatatttttcttactGGTGAATTAAACTGGTCGGATATTGGTGGATTACCTGGAATGATTTTGACCATTGCAGATCAAGGAAAAAGTAATCTCGTATTACACTATGGAAATGACATTCTGAATTATATAGTTTCCACTTGGAGGTACTTCGTCTTTAGATTCGGTATTGATTTGAATAATCACATTATGGAAGACAAGGAAGTGTACAAAGATAAGGCAATAACTGTTAAATCTTTCAACGTTCTGAAAAATAGCGtaaataatgaaactgaAGTTTTTAACAGCTTTCAAAAAGGTGTGTTAGGTTCTATAGTTTCGAAAATGTTCCCCAAGCATGCACCCACTGATAGATATGATCCTTCCAGTGATCCACATTTGAACGTAGAGTTGCCTAACTTGGAAGCGAAAGTGGAAGTTTCTACCAATTACGAGATTGCCTTCAATCCAGTGAGAGGTAAGTTCAAACTTGAAGAAGCTGTCAAATTGGGTGTTCCGAAGGGACCCTTATTTGCAAAGTTAACCAAAGGTCAAAAAGTCACCTTGGATAACGGTACTGTTGTTACTCCTGAACAGGTGTTAGAGAAGGAACGTCATTTTGCCAAAGTATTGATCTTGGATATTCCAGATGACTCATATTTAAATGCCTTCATGGAAAGCTTCAAAGATTATGATTGTGCTGAACTTGGTATGGTATACTATTTTCTTGGTGACGATGTTACAATTAATGACGATTTATTCAGGTTCATTGACATATTTGATAGAAACGATTACGGAAAAGTTAAACATATGGTATCTCACAATAAAATCTCTCCAAATACAGTATCATTTTTCGGTTCTGCATTGACTACATTAAAGTTGAAGGCATTACAAGTCAATAATTACAATTTACCAAGAACAGATCGTGTGTTTTCCAAGGACTTTTATGATAGGTTCGACAAACCGCTTGGCAAGGGAACGTCGGTGTCTGAGTCACAGGAGAGACCATTGAACACAGTAATAGAAAAGGATGATATCCACATTTTTGCACAGAATAAGAAGGTAATCTTCGAACCGTTTCATAGAAATGAAGAGCCGATGAAATGCGAAATAACCGGTGACGTGCCAGCTTTTTCGTGgcaaaaaatctttgaagaGCACGTTAAACCCCTGGAATTCCCTTTAGCTAACGTCGATACAGTTATCAACGATCAGCTGCATGTGAACAATTTCAACAATACAGcagaaaagagaagacaTGTCGAAATCATTTCATTAGGAACTGGTAGCGCATTACCTTCAAAATATAGAAATGTTGTCTCCACATTAGTTAAGATTCCTTATGCTCATGCCGACGgcaatataataaatagAAACATTATGCTGGATGCTGGTGAGAATACTTTGGGAACCATTCACAGAATGTTTTCACAATTAGCAGTGAAGTCAATATTTCAGgatttgaagatgatataTTTGAGTCACTTACACGCAGATCATCACTTGGGGATAATCAGTCTGTTAAATGAATGGTACAAATATAACAAGGATGATGAAATGAGTTACATATATGTGGTTACTCCATGGCAGTACAATAAATTTGTTCATGAATGGTTAGCTCTAGAAAACAAAGGaatcttgaagaaaatcaaatacATAAGTTGTGAACATTTCATTGATGATTCGTTTGTGAGGATGCAGACTCAGTCTGTTCCTTTGGCGGAGTTTGACGaaatattaaaagaaaatagcaACCACGAAGTGAGAAGAAAACTGGACCTGGACAGAGATTCTTCGTATAGAGACGTCGACCAGATTAGGAAAATGTATGATGATTTATCGATTGAGTATTTTCAGACGTGCAGAGCAATACATTGTGATTGGGCATATTCGAACTCCATTACCTTTCGAATggatgaaaacaatgagCAAAATACATTCAAGGTTTCATATTCAGGTGATACAAGGCCTAATATTGAGAAGTTTTCTCTTGGAGTAGGTTATAATTCTGATTTGTTGATTCACGAAGCTACGCtagaaaatcaactaaTAGATGATGccataaagaaaaaacattgTACTATCAATGAGGCGATTGATGTTTCAAATGAAATGAATGCTAGAAAGTTGATCTTAACAcatttttctcaaagatATCCTAAGTTGCCTCAATTAGACAATAATATTGACGTGAAGGCAAAAGAATTCTGCTTTGCTTTCGACAGTATGATCGTTGATTATGAGAGAATTGGTGAACAACAGCATATATTTCCATTACTAAATAAAGCATtcatggaagaaaaaaaacaagaagaggATTTCGAAGATGTAGAAAGCATTCATGATCCAGAAATCAAGctaaaaaaacaaaagaaaaattag
- the MTD1 gene encoding methylenetetrahydrofolate dehydrogenase (NAD(+)) (similar to Saccharomyces cerevisiae MTD1 (YKR080W); ancestral locus Anc_5.673): MSKPGRTILASKVAETFNAEIIKSVEEYKKIHNDQGPLLVGFLANNDPAAKMYATWTQKTSESMGFRYDLRVIEDKDFLEEAIIQANNDDSVNGIMVYFPVFGNAQDQYLQQVVCKEKDVEGLNHVYYQNLYHNVRYLDKGNRLKSILPCTPLAIVKILEFLKIYNNLLPEGNRLYGKKCIVINRSEIVGRPLAALLANDGATVFSVDVNNIQKFTRGERLKLNKHHVEDLGEFSEDLLKECSLDADVVITGVPSENYKFPTEYIKDGAVCINFASTKNFSDDVKEKASLYVPMTGKVTIAMLLRNMLRLVRNVELSKER, from the coding sequence ATGTCAAAACCTGGCCGTACCATTTTAGCAAGCAAGGTTGCTGAAACTTTTAATGCGGAAATCATCAAGAGTGTGGAGGAATATAAGAAGATACATAATGATCAAGGCCCTCTGCTTGTGGGATTCCTAGCTAATAATGATCCTGCTGCTAAGATGTATGCTACATGGACCCAAAAGACTAGTGAGTCAATGGGGTTTCGTTATGATTTAAGAGTGATTGAAGATAAGGattttttggaagaagCTATAATACAGGCTAATAACGATGACTCCGTGAACGGTATTATGGTGTATTTTCCTGTTTTTGGCAATGCTCAAGATCAGTATTTGCAACAGGTTGTATGCAAGGAAAAAGATGTTGAAGGGTTGAACCACGTTTACTACCAAAATCTGTACCATAATGTTAGATACTTAGACAAGGGAAACCGTTTGAAATCCATCCTACCTTGCACACCACTAGCCATCGTTAAgatattagaatttttaaaaatttacaaCAATTTGCTACCAGAGGGCAACAGGCTGTATGGGAAGAAATGCATAGTAATAAACAGGTCAGAAATTGTTGGTAGACCACTGGCTGCACTTTTGGCTAATGATGGTGCCACGGTCTTCTCGGTGGACGTTAATAACATTCAGAAATTCACCCGTGGTGAAAGATTGAAATTGAATAAGCACCACGTAGAAGACCTAGGGGAATTCTCTGAAGACTTGTTAAAAGAATGCTCTCTTGATGCAGACGTGGTCATTACTGGTGTCCCTAGCGAGAATTACAAATTCCCCACTGAATACATCAAAGACGGTGCCGTATGCATCAATTTTGCATCCACTAAAAACTTTAGCGACGACGTTAAGGAGAAGGCTTCTCTTTACGTTCCAATGACAGGTAAAGTTACTATTGCAATGTTGTTGAGAAACATGCTACGTTTGGTAAGAAACGTGGAATTATCTAAGGAAAGGTAG
- the RPF2 gene encoding rRNA-binding ribosome biosynthesis protein RPF2 (similar to Saccharomyces cerevisiae RPF2 (YKR081C); ancestral locus Anc_5.674), with amino-acid sequence MIRTVKPKNARAKRALVKREAKLVENVKQALFIPGQTCNKNLHDIMVDLSALKKPDMKRFNRKNDIHPFEDMAPLEFFSEKNDCSLMVLMTSSKKRKNNMTFVRTFGYKVYDMIELMVVDNFKLLSDFKNLTFTVGLKPMFTFQGAAFDTHPVYKQVKSLFLDFFRGETTDLQDVAGLQHVVSVTIQGDFQDGEPLPNILFRVYKLKSYKSDQGGKRLPRIELVEIGPRLDFKIGRIHTPSPDMVTEAHKKPRQLEMKTKKNVELDIMGDKLGRIHMGKQDLGKLQTRKMKGLKSKFDQGTEEGDGEVNEDYEDEASYSDDGQEYEEEFVSATDIEPSAKRQKK; translated from the coding sequence ATGATTAGAACTGTAAAGCCCAAGAATGCAAGAGCCAAGAGAGCTTTGGTAAAGAGAGAAGCCAAATTGGTAGAGAATGTCAAACAAGCGCTCTTCATTCCAGGTCAAACCTGTAACAAGAATCTACATGATATTATGGTAGATTTGAGTGCCCTGAAGAAGCCAGATATGAAGAGATTCAATCGTAAGAATGATATTCATCCTTTTGAAGATATGGCACCGTTAGAGTTTTTTAGTGAAAAGAATGACTGCTCATTGATGGTATTGATGACGAGTTCCAAAAAACgtaaaaataatatgacCTTTGTACGTACATTCGGATATAAAGTGTACGATATGATTGAGTTAATGGTCGTAGATAATTTCAAGTTGTTATCCGACTTCAAGAATTTAACATTTACCGTCGGGTTAAAACCTATGTTTACATTCCAAGGTGCTGCATTTGATACACATCCTGTATACAAGCAAGTTAAATCTTTGTTTTTAGATTTCTTTAGAGGTGAAACCACTGATTTACAAGATGTTGCAGGCTTGCAGCACGTCGTTTCCGTCACCATCCAAGGTGACTTTCAAGATGGTGAACCATTACCAAACATTTTGTTTCGTGTTTACAAACTAAAGAGTTATAAGAGTGATCAAGGTGGTAAGAGACTACCAAGGATTGAATTGGTAGAGATTGGGCCTCGTCTGGATTTCAAAATAGGCAGAATTCATACTCCAAGTCCAGACATGGTCACAGAAGCTCACAAGAAACCAAGACAATTAGaaatgaagacgaagaagaacgTAGAATTGGATATTATGGGAGATAAATTGGGTAGAATCCATATGGGTAAACAAGACTTAGGTAAATTACAAACAAGGAAGATGAAAGGTTTAAAATCCAAATTCGACCAAGGCACAGAGGAAGGTGATGGAGAAGTCAATGAGGATTACGAAGATGAAGCATCATATTCTGATGATGGACAAGAATACGAGGAAGAATTCGTCAGTGCCACTGATATTGAACCATCTGCTAAAAGACAGAAGAAATAA